Proteins encoded by one window of Anaerosalibacter sp. Marseille-P3206:
- the rpsU gene encoding 30S ribosomal protein S21, with amino-acid sequence MAEIKVGENESLDNALRRFKRQCARSGVMSEVRKREHYEKPSVKRKKKSEAARRKNKKRY; translated from the coding sequence ATGGCAGAGATAAAAGTTGGAGAAAACGAATCACTAGACAATGCACTTAGAAGATTCAAAAGACAATGTGCTCGCTCAGGTGTTATGTCAGAAGTTAGAAAAAGAGAACACTATGAAAAGCCTAGTGTAAAACGCAAGAAAAAATCAGAAGCAGCAAGAAGAAAAAACAAAAAAAGATACTAA
- a CDS encoding PhoH family protein gives MSKEIQERCLGIEDNNLIPELFGNFDENIKIIEDEFNVEILLRGGEIKIIGEELSTKLVERLLYMLVDILKREKKLTKQGLMYTIQLIYEGKEEKVKDLLNETICITASGKAIKPKTLGQKRYIDAIKKRDIVFGIGPAGTGKTYLAMAMAVNAYKNKEVNRIILTRPAVEAGENLGFLPGDLQEKVDPYLRPIYDALFEIMGFETFGKLVEKGLIEVAPLAYMRGRTLDSAYVILDEAQNTTNEQMKMFLTRLGFGSKAIITGDITQIDLPKGKSSGLVTVSKILSDIKGIDFVYLTKLDIVRHPLVQRIIEAYDKFENKE, from the coding sequence TTGAGCAAGGAAATACAGGAGCGTTGTTTAGGTATTGAGGATAATAATTTAATACCTGAACTATTTGGCAATTTTGATGAAAATATTAAAATTATTGAAGATGAATTTAATGTTGAAATTCTCCTTAGAGGGGGAGAAATTAAAATAATTGGAGAGGAATTATCTACTAAATTAGTAGAAAGACTGTTATATATGTTAGTAGATATTCTAAAGAGAGAAAAAAAACTAACAAAGCAAGGTTTGATGTATACTATACAGCTTATTTATGAGGGAAAAGAAGAAAAGGTAAAAGACCTTTTAAACGAAACTATATGTATTACAGCCTCAGGAAAAGCTATAAAACCTAAGACATTAGGTCAAAAGAGATATATTGATGCTATTAAGAAAAGAGATATAGTTTTTGGTATTGGACCTGCAGGTACTGGAAAGACTTATTTGGCAATGGCAATGGCAGTTAATGCCTATAAGAACAAAGAAGTTAATAGGATTATTTTAACAAGGCCAGCAGTTGAAGCTGGAGAGAATTTGGGCTTTTTACCAGGTGATTTACAGGAAAAGGTAGATCCATATTTAAGACCAATATATGATGCACTTTTTGAGATAATGGGTTTTGAGACTTTTGGTAAATTAGTAGAAAAGGGTCTTATTGAAGTGGCACCGTTGGCATATATGAGAGGAAGAACCTTAGATTCAGCTTATGTAATACTAGATGAAGCACAGAATACTACAAATGAACAAATGAAAATGTTTTTAACAAGATTAGGCTTTGGTTCCAAAGCTATTATTACAGGAGATATAACTCAGATAGATTTACCTAAGGGAAAATCATCAGGACTTGTGACGGTATCAAAAATTCTTTCAGATATAAAGGGCATAGATTTTGTATATTTAACAAAATTAGATATTGTAAGGCATCCTCTTGTACAGAGAATAATAGAAGCGTACGATAAGTTTGAGAATAAAGAATAA
- the ybeY gene encoding rRNA maturation RNase YbeY, protein MEVYIDNRQDKIQIDFDVETIINSVIEESLNIEGKSKEVEVSVSFVDNEEIRQLNRDFRNVDSPTDVLSFPMNEDSDAFFTPILGDIVISLERALEQSVEFGHTFEREIAYLTAHSMFHLLGYDHMTDEEKSIMREKEKQVMKNLKIFKNK, encoded by the coding sequence ATGGAAGTTTATATAGACAATAGACAAGATAAAATCCAAATAGATTTTGATGTAGAAACTATTATTAATAGTGTAATAGAAGAAAGCTTAAATATCGAGGGTAAGTCCAAAGAAGTTGAAGTTAGTGTATCTTTTGTGGATAATGAAGAAATAAGACAATTAAATAGAGATTTTAGAAATGTTGATTCTCCAACAGATGTACTATCTTTTCCTATGAATGAGGATTCTGATGCTTTTTTTACACCCATATTAGGAGATATTGTTATATCTTTAGAAAGAGCATTAGAACAGTCAGTTGAATTTGGGCATACATTTGAAAGAGAAATTGCATATTTAACAGCTCATAGTATGTTTCACCTTTTAGGGTATGATCATATGACGGATGAAGAAAAGAGTATAATGAGAGAAAAAGAAAAACAAGTTATGAAGAATTTAAAAATATTTAAAAACAAATAA
- the yqfC gene encoding sporulation protein YqfC has product MKNRIDEFKSNISETFELPKDIIMDLPKISVIGNIQLIISNHKGIIEYSNEIIRINTNTGVVKITGNDMYLKTILTEEIIIAGTIEKIEFLY; this is encoded by the coding sequence GTGAAGAACAGAATTGATGAATTTAAGTCAAATATTTCTGAGACATTTGAATTGCCAAAAGATATTATTATGGATTTGCCTAAAATCAGTGTTATTGGCAATATTCAATTAATTATATCAAATCATAAAGGTATTATTGAGTATTCGAATGAAATTATAAGAATTAATACTAATACAGGTGTAGTAAAAATTACAGGTAATGATATGTACCTTAAGACAATTTTAACAGAAGAGATAATCATAGCAGGAACCATTGAAAAGATAGAATTTTTATATTAA
- a CDS encoding cytidine deaminase — MKINELIKKALDAKQNAYVPYSNFHVGAAVLMEDDSVYTGCNIESASYSPTNCAERTAIFKAISEGKRNIKAIVIVGDSGFTYPCGVCRQVIREFGKEAKIIIAKSEDEYLEYTLDELLPHSFGPEDLEKKNK, encoded by the coding sequence TTGAAAATAAATGAACTTATAAAAAAAGCTTTAGATGCAAAACAGAATGCATATGTACCATATTCAAACTTTCATGTAGGTGCTGCAGTTTTAATGGAAGATGATAGTGTATACACTGGATGTAATATTGAATCTGCTTCCTATAGTCCTACAAATTGTGCAGAGCGAACTGCTATTTTTAAGGCAATATCAGAAGGGAAAAGAAATATAAAAGCTATTGTTATAGTAGGAGATTCAGGATTTACATACCCTTGTGGAGTCTGTAGACAAGTTATAAGAGAATTTGGCAAAGAAGCAAAGATTATTATTGCAAAATCAGAAGATGAATATTTAGAATATACTCTAGATGAACTACTTCCACATAGTTTTGGACCAGAAGATTTAGAAAAAAAGAATAAATAG
- a CDS encoding diacylglycerol kinase has translation MKSRSIIESFNYAVDGIIYTLKTQRNMRIHFTLAVIVLILSLFLNFTRLEFLILFITVTFVIAAEMINTAIEKAIDMVTQEYHPLAKISKNVAAGGVLVSAVNAIVVGYLLFFDRLNPFSNLLLHKIRNSPIHLTFIALFLVIFITIAIKTKAQTGTPFKGGIVSGHTAIGFLIATSISFLGNNVLITTLAYFMAILVGESRIEGKIHSLFEVVMGAILGVLVGILVFQIIG, from the coding sequence ATGAAATCTAGAAGTATAATAGAGAGTTTTAATTATGCAGTAGATGGTATAATTTACACTTTAAAAACCCAAAGGAATATGAGAATTCATTTTACTTTAGCAGTTATTGTTCTTATATTAAGTCTTTTTTTAAACTTTACAAGACTAGAGTTTTTAATATTGTTTATAACCGTTACTTTTGTTATAGCAGCTGAAATGATAAATACTGCTATTGAAAAAGCAATAGATATGGTAACACAAGAATATCATCCTCTAGCCAAAATATCAAAAAATGTAGCTGCAGGAGGAGTTCTTGTATCAGCAGTAAATGCTATAGTAGTAGGTTATTTACTTTTTTTTGATAGACTAAATCCTTTTTCAAATTTATTATTGCATAAGATAAGAAATTCACCAATACATCTTACTTTTATAGCTCTTTTTTTAGTGATATTCATTACGATTGCTATAAAAACAAAAGCACAAACTGGTACTCCTTTTAAAGGTGGTATAGTGAGTGGACATACAGCTATAGGTTTTTTAATAGCAACTAGCATTAGTTTTTTAGGGAATAATGTTTTGATTACAACATTGGCCTATTTTATGGCTATTCTTGTAGGAGAAAGTAGAATAGAAGGTAAGATTCATAGTTTATTTGAAGTAGTTATGGGGGCAATTTTAGGAGTATTAGTAGGAATTCTAGTTTTTCAAATCATTGGATAA
- a CDS encoding NfeD family protein, with product MKRSRSISILLLTILILLVNSISFSEGKGNVYVIPIKGEINKATYHFLKNTVDDVLNNNPSAIIFEIDTYGGLIDQAENIKNLIVNIKIPTIAYVNTKAESAGVLITLSCEKVVMSNSSTIGSAETIPNTEKILSMWRSLLRDVAELRGRDSEIVQAMADSDIEVEGINEKGKLINLNSREALEYGIADYIANDYQEILKDFNIDYAKIEEVGEGPEIKIAKFISNPYISTLLLTLGFVGMIIEIFTPGFGLGGTLSIVAFGLFFGGNILSGNSQWTSLILFITGLILLVIEGMVPGFGLPGISGIILVALGVVLAMKSLQSALMSLSVAIIITTVITIFLIKYGHKSPHLEKIVLSSQLKTEKGYTSAKSKADYLGKEGITVSELRPSGIIELNGERIDAISKGEYIEKGSKIEVVKVEGSKIFVRRV from the coding sequence GTGAAAAGGAGTAGAAGTATTTCAATACTATTATTAACTATCCTCATATTACTAGTAAATTCTATATCTTTTTCCGAAGGGAAAGGTAATGTATATGTCATTCCTATCAAAGGAGAAATCAATAAAGCCACGTATCATTTTTTAAAAAATACTGTTGATGATGTGTTAAATAACAATCCAAGTGCCATTATATTTGAAATTGATACCTATGGTGGATTAATTGATCAAGCAGAAAATATTAAAAATCTTATAGTTAATATTAAGATACCTACTATCGCATATGTAAACACTAAAGCAGAATCTGCAGGAGTATTAATTACCTTATCTTGTGAAAAAGTAGTTATGTCCAATAGTTCAACAATCGGTTCGGCTGAAACTATACCAAATACTGAAAAGATTTTGTCTATGTGGAGGAGTCTATTAAGAGATGTGGCTGAATTAAGGGGTAGAGATAGTGAAATAGTTCAGGCTATGGCTGATAGTGATATTGAAGTAGAGGGGATAAATGAAAAAGGAAAACTTATTAATTTAAATTCTAGAGAAGCATTGGAATACGGAATAGCGGATTATATCGCAAATGATTATCAAGAAATTTTAAAAGATTTTAATATAGATTATGCTAAAATAGAAGAAGTTGGAGAAGGACCAGAAATAAAAATAGCAAAATTTATTTCAAATCCGTATATTAGTACATTATTATTAACTTTAGGCTTTGTTGGTATGATTATTGAAATATTTACTCCAGGTTTTGGATTGGGAGGAACCTTAAGTATTGTTGCCTTTGGACTATTCTTTGGTGGCAATATTTTATCAGGGAATTCTCAATGGACTTCTCTTATACTATTTATTACAGGGCTTATACTATTAGTGATTGAAGGGATGGTGCCAGGTTTTGGTCTTCCTGGAATTAGTGGAATAATATTAGTTGCTTTAGGAGTAGTATTAGCTATGAAATCACTACAAAGTGCTCTTATGTCTTTGAGTGTAGCAATTATTATTACCACTGTTATAACAATATTCTTAATTAAATACGGTCATAAAAGTCCACATCTAGAAAAGATTGTGCTTTCATCTCAATTAAAAACTGAAAAGGGCTATACTTCTGCTAAATCAAAAGCTGATTATTTAGGTAAAGAAGGAATTACTGTTTCGGAGCTTAGACCGAGTGGTATTATAGAATTAAATGGAGAAAGAATAGATGCAATATCAAAAGGGGAGTATATAGAAAAAGGTTCAAAGATAGAAGTAGTAAAAGTAGAAGGTTCAAAAATTTTTGTAAGGAGGGTATAA
- a CDS encoding DUF3048 domain-containing protein, producing MKRILLILMLIISITLTGCNRNESEKENDDIFIIDEEEEEEIKAEEKSGIPSPLSGIYAPEERILRRPVAVMFDNHPRARWQAGLSQAEIVYEFMVEAPYTRYMGIYLINDPLEIGPIRSSRPYFVTTLLEYDPVYVRVGGSVQAKKDILALKVADIDGLTSSGKVFYRKSHKKRPHNLYSSMDIIRSTQTERGFKLEGDYSEFKFYDDDTDIDGFDAKDITINYNGENKTQYVYDEEKKVYIRYKDGKQHIDEYDKTPIIAKNIIIEEAKTKVIDKEGRLSIDLIGDGNGIYITNGKGQKITWSKGSRGAKTKFFDENGVEIKLNSGVTWIQVTKVNPNITIE from the coding sequence ATGAAAAGAATACTTCTTATTTTAATGCTAATCATTTCTATTACATTAACAGGTTGTAATAGAAATGAATCAGAGAAAGAAAATGATGATATTTTTATAATTGATGAGGAAGAAGAGGAAGAGATTAAGGCAGAAGAAAAATCAGGTATACCTTCACCACTTAGTGGTATATATGCGCCAGAGGAAAGGATATTGAGAAGGCCTGTGGCTGTTATGTTCGACAATCACCCAAGAGCTCGTTGGCAGGCAGGATTATCTCAAGCTGAAATAGTATATGAGTTTATGGTGGAAGCACCTTATACTAGATATATGGGAATATATTTAATCAATGATCCATTGGAGATTGGGCCTATAAGAAGTTCTAGGCCATATTTTGTAACTACACTTTTAGAATATGATCCTGTATATGTAAGAGTTGGAGGAAGTGTGCAAGCTAAAAAAGACATTCTTGCTTTAAAAGTTGCTGATATAGATGGCCTTACAAGTTCAGGAAAAGTATTTTATAGAAAATCTCATAAAAAAAGACCTCACAATTTATATTCTAGTATGGATATAATAAGAAGTACACAAACAGAAAGAGGATTTAAATTAGAAGGCGATTATAGTGAATTTAAATTTTATGATGATGACACTGATATAGATGGATTTGACGCAAAAGATATAACTATTAATTATAATGGTGAGAACAAAACCCAATATGTATATGATGAAGAAAAAAAGGTATATATAAGATATAAAGATGGAAAACAACATATTGATGAATATGATAAAACTCCAATTATAGCAAAGAATATTATCATAGAAGAAGCTAAGACAAAAGTAATAGATAAGGAAGGAAGATTAAGTATTGATTTGATAGGTGATGGAAATGGCATATATATAACTAATGGTAAGGGACAAAAAATAACTTGGAGTAAGGGATCTAGGGGTGCAAAAACTAAGTTTTTTGATGAAAATGGGGTAGAGATTAAATTAAATTCTGGTGTTACATGGATTCAAGTAACAAAGGTTAATCCTAATATAACTATTGAATAG
- the floA gene encoding flotillin-like protein FloA (flotillin-like protein involved in membrane lipid rafts), translating to MTGSLAFTIGISVIIILVIILFFTFVPVGLWITAFFSGVKVGISNLIGMRLRRVVPSRIVNPMIKATKAGLSININELEAHYLAGGNVNVLVDALIAAQRAEIPLEFERAAAIDLAGRNVLEAVQVSVNPKVIETPIISAVAKDGIEVMVKARVTVRANIERLVGGAGEETIIARVGEGIVTTVGSSSSHKEVLENPDSISRTVLDKGLDSGTAFEILSIDIADVDVGRNIGAKLQTDQAEADKRIAQAKAEERRAMAVAREQEMIAEVQAMKAKVVEAEAEVPLAISASLKEGKMGFMDYYNMKNLLADTDMRSSISKMTEEDKEK from the coding sequence ATGACAGGTAGTTTAGCTTTTACAATTGGTATTTCAGTAATAATTATTTTAGTGATTATATTGTTCTTTACTTTTGTTCCTGTTGGATTATGGATTACGGCTTTTTTCTCAGGGGTAAAGGTTGGTATTTCAAACTTAATAGGCATGAGACTTAGAAGGGTTGTACCTTCAAGAATAGTAAATCCAATGATTAAAGCAACGAAAGCTGGATTGAGTATCAATATAAATGAATTAGAAGCCCATTATTTAGCAGGTGGTAATGTTAATGTATTGGTAGATGCATTGATAGCTGCTCAAAGAGCAGAAATCCCACTAGAATTTGAAAGAGCAGCAGCTATAGATTTGGCAGGAAGAAATGTACTGGAAGCTGTACAAGTAAGTGTTAATCCAAAGGTAATAGAAACACCTATAATATCTGCTGTAGCAAAAGATGGTATTGAAGTTATGGTTAAAGCTAGAGTTACAGTAAGAGCTAATATAGAGAGGCTTGTAGGTGGAGCCGGTGAAGAGACTATAATTGCTAGAGTAGGTGAAGGCATAGTAACAACAGTAGGAAGCTCTAGTAGTCACAAAGAGGTATTAGAAAATCCAGACAGCATATCTAGAACTGTTTTAGATAAGGGATTGGACTCAGGTACAGCATTTGAAATTCTTTCAATAGACATTGCTGATGTAGATGTTGGAAGAAATATTGGTGCAAAACTTCAGACAGATCAAGCAGAAGCTGATAAGAGAATTGCTCAGGCAAAAGCTGAAGAGAGAAGAGCAATGGCTGTAGCAAGAGAACAAGAAATGATTGCAGAAGTTCAAGCTATGAAGGCTAAAGTAGTCGAAGCAGAAGCCGAAGTACCATTGGCAATTTCAGCTTCCTTAAAAGAAGGGAAAATGGGGTTTATGGACTATTACAATATGAAAAACTTATTGGCTGATACAGATATGAGAAGTTCTATTTCTAAAATGACTGAAGAAGATAAAGAAAAATAA
- a CDS encoding histidine triad nucleotide-binding protein, whose amino-acid sequence MSECIFCKIAHGEIPSDIIYEDDKVVAFNDIEPQSPVHFLVIPKEHIPSIKNIDEDNASLIGHITMVINSIAKEKGLDKDGYRIVNNCGEHGGQTVEHLHFHVLGGRYLSWPPG is encoded by the coding sequence ATGAGCGAATGTATATTTTGCAAAATTGCACATGGAGAGATACCATCAGATATCATATATGAAGATGACAAAGTCGTTGCCTTTAATGATATTGAACCTCAATCTCCTGTACACTTTTTAGTTATACCTAAAGAGCATATTCCCTCTATAAAAAATATAGATGAAGATAATGCTTCTCTTATAGGCCATATCACAATGGTTATTAATAGTATAGCAAAAGAAAAGGGACTAGATAAAGATGGTTATAGGATAGTGAATAATTGTGGTGAACATGGAGGACAAACTGTAGAGCATTTACATTTCCACGTATTGGGTGGAAGATATTTATCGTGGCCACCAGGTTAA
- a CDS encoding GatB/YqeY domain-containing protein translates to MSLKEKLMEDLKTSMKNKDTLRKNTITMVRASIKQREVDERIELTDEDIIDIIAKQVKEKRDVIEDFKKGGREDLVEQTNKEMSILLEYLPEQLTEEEIEAIVKETIDEVGAKSMKDIGIIMKNAMPKVKGKADGGMVNNIVRKLLG, encoded by the coding sequence ATGTCTCTTAAAGAGAAACTTATGGAAGATTTAAAGACTTCCATGAAAAATAAAGATACCTTACGTAAGAATACCATAACAATGGTTAGGGCAAGTATCAAACAAAGAGAAGTTGATGAAAGAATAGAGCTAACTGATGAAGATATAATAGATATTATTGCAAAACAGGTAAAAGAAAAAAGAGATGTAATAGAAGATTTCAAAAAAGGTGGACGAGAAGATTTAGTTGAACAGACAAACAAAGAAATGAGTATTCTATTAGAGTATTTACCTGAGCAATTAACTGAAGAAGAGATAGAAGCAATAGTTAAAGAAACAATAGATGAAGTTGGCGCTAAATCTATGAAAGATATAGGTATTATTATGAAAAATGCTATGCCAAAGGTCAAAGGAAAAGCTGATGGAGGCATGGTAAATAATATTGTAAGAAAGTTATTAGGGTAA
- the yqfD gene encoding sporulation protein YqfD has product MLAIKLWNYFKGYVIIRVEGLTLEKFINLAVNKDIYLWDIKRIEYTVLEGKVSIKGFKLLKEVVKRVGCRVYIIEKNGFPFLLEKLKKRKMFGFGFLLFVGLIIFLTSFIWNIEVVGNEKIVDEEITDFLEGIDVTTGKIKYSIDIDNVRNQILDNFNNISFVSMEIKGTKLFIEVKEQDLPPEEIDLKTPCNIVAKKKGIIEKIVAKNGKSVVTEGDIVEKGQLLITGVIKDEMFEKDMFLHADGEVFAITRYSHIIEEPIEKDVKEETGNVLKRREIKFGEKGIQFIEGNIPFKEYIIIDKTKSLLKILPIKIVTHEYREVELNKIKQNIDSLKIRTKVLAVEEINKILPENSKILSKDVKYSIEGNNLITVVVLEVYEDIGEKQIIYNEED; this is encoded by the coding sequence ATGTTAGCTATAAAATTATGGAATTATTTCAAAGGATATGTTATTATTAGAGTTGAAGGGCTAACCCTTGAAAAGTTTATAAATCTAGCTGTAAACAAAGATATATATCTATGGGATATAAAAAGAATTGAGTATACAGTTCTAGAGGGAAAGGTTAGTATAAAGGGATTTAAGTTACTGAAAGAAGTAGTTAAACGGGTAGGTTGTAGGGTTTATATAATTGAGAAAAATGGATTTCCTTTTTTATTGGAAAAGCTGAAAAAAAGAAAGATGTTTGGCTTTGGTTTTTTACTTTTTGTAGGTCTAATTATATTTTTAACATCTTTTATATGGAATATTGAAGTTGTAGGCAATGAAAAGATAGTAGATGAAGAAATTACAGATTTTCTTGAAGGAATAGATGTAACAACAGGTAAAATCAAATATTCTATTGATATTGATAATGTAAGAAACCAAATACTAGATAATTTTAACAATATATCTTTTGTTTCTATGGAGATAAAGGGAACAAAGCTATTTATAGAAGTTAAAGAACAGGACTTACCTCCAGAAGAAATTGATTTAAAAACACCTTGTAATATAGTTGCCAAGAAAAAGGGAATTATAGAAAAGATAGTAGCTAAAAATGGCAAAAGCGTTGTAACAGAAGGTGATATAGTTGAAAAAGGACAGCTTTTGATTACAGGAGTAATAAAGGATGAAATGTTTGAAAAGGATATGTTTCTCCATGCAGATGGTGAGGTCTTTGCTATTACTAGATATTCTCATATCATAGAAGAGCCTATAGAAAAAGATGTAAAAGAAGAAACGGGAAATGTTTTAAAAAGAAGAGAAATTAAGTTTGGAGAAAAAGGTATCCAATTTATTGAAGGTAATATTCCTTTCAAGGAGTATATAATAATAGATAAGACAAAGAGCTTATTGAAAATTTTACCTATTAAAATTGTCACTCATGAATATCGAGAAGTAGAATTAAATAAAATAAAGCAAAATATAGATTCACTAAAGATTAGAACAAAAGTATTAGCGGTAGAGGAAATCAACAAGATATTGCCTGAGAATAGCAAAATTCTATCTAAAGATGTAAAATATTCAATAGAGGGCAATAATCTTATTACAGTTGTAGTATTAGAAGTATATGAAGATATAGGAGAGAAGCAAATAATCTATAATGAGGAGGACTAA
- a CDS encoding HD family phosphohydrolase, with protein MLKEKNENRKKKKIKKTKKITGFFKSKRPLSIFILQLIFTLVFFLVIIDNIEPKKVNVRIGDTAPYEIRATRDIPDNGATEKLKNEAMDRVEPRFRVNPSIQMEMKNDIRVFFGTVKDVKSYENLSFSKKANLLKEQSNIKLPEKHYNTCIRIENKQLNNLETVIFDIINQIMSAGIKEEELEYELGNVTSIFESIDMGKDQKELGLALIETTIKPNKFLDVEATQRKKAEEAEKIEPIIVKEDQVIVRKGDKINSNSYDLIKESGLLKEKDGYEFSTIIGTMIIILLVQAIVGLYLYHFNKEVIYSSKLIILDIIIISVILISEGVYSISPYMMPISAAAMLITLIINPKLALIVNLILSFLMGVIMGADDSVVAMLIVGGSIGVFSVLNASQRYNIFFNGLTIGIVNVLTIVSFGLIKKADILETLMKSGYGVLNGVFCAVLTIGTLPLWENVFQVLTPLKLLELSNPNQPLLKKLLLEAPGTYYHSVLVGNLSEAAAEAIGANPLITRVGAYYHDIGKLKRPFFFKENQLGFDNPHDKINPSLSTLIITNHVKDGLAMAEEHNLPKQIKDIIVEHHGDTFVAFFYYKALKGENGDNVKIEDFRYKGPKPQTKEAAIIMLADSSEAAVRSIKEPNKGKIEEMVRSVIKTKLEDGQLEECDLTLKDLNTIANIFCTVLLGIFHDRIEYPKLDLKEVKEEI; from the coding sequence ATGCTAAAAGAAAAAAATGAAAATAGAAAGAAAAAAAAGATTAAGAAAACCAAAAAAATAACCGGTTTTTTTAAGAGTAAAAGGCCTTTGAGCATTTTTATATTGCAATTAATTTTTACCTTGGTTTTTTTTCTTGTAATAATTGACAATATAGAACCCAAAAAAGTTAATGTTAGAATTGGAGACACTGCTCCTTATGAAATACGAGCAACAAGAGATATACCAGATAATGGAGCTACGGAAAAACTTAAAAATGAAGCTATGGATAGAGTTGAGCCAAGATTTAGAGTCAATCCTTCAATTCAAATGGAGATGAAAAATGATATTAGAGTCTTTTTTGGGACGGTAAAAGATGTAAAATCTTATGAAAATTTAAGTTTTTCTAAGAAGGCTAATCTTTTGAAAGAACAATCCAATATCAAGTTACCTGAAAAACATTATAATACTTGTATAAGAATTGAAAACAAACAATTAAACAATTTAGAAACTGTTATATTTGATATAATCAATCAAATAATGAGTGCTGGTATTAAAGAAGAAGAACTTGAATATGAATTAGGAAATGTAACAAGTATATTCGAATCTATAGATATGGGTAAAGATCAAAAAGAACTTGGTTTAGCATTAATCGAGACTACAATTAAACCAAATAAATTCTTAGATGTGGAAGCTACTCAGAGAAAGAAAGCTGAAGAAGCAGAAAAAATTGAGCCGATTATTGTTAAAGAAGATCAAGTTATAGTAAGAAAAGGAGATAAAATTAATTCGAATTCCTATGATCTTATTAAAGAATCAGGCCTATTAAAGGAAAAGGATGGGTATGAGTTTAGCACAATTATAGGTACTATGATAATTATTTTGTTAGTTCAAGCTATAGTAGGTCTTTATTTGTACCATTTCAATAAAGAAGTAATATATAGTTCAAAGTTGATTATACTAGATATTATTATTATAAGTGTCATACTTATATCTGAAGGGGTATATAGTATATCACCTTATATGATGCCTATTTCCGCAGCAGCAATGTTGATAACCCTCATCATCAATCCTAAACTAGCATTAATAGTTAATTTGATATTGTCATTTTTAATGGGAGTTATTATGGGAGCAGATGATAGTGTTGTGGCTATGTTAATAGTTGGTGGTAGTATAGGTGTATTTAGTGTTTTAAATGCATCTCAACGATATAATATCTTTTTTAATGGATTAACTATTGGAATAGTTAATGTATTGACTATTGTTTCTTTTGGATTAATAAAAAAGGCAGATATTCTAGAAACTCTTATGAAGAGTGGCTATGGAGTATTAAATGGTGTTTTTTGTGCTGTATTAACAATTGGTACTTTACCTCTTTGGGAAAATGTATTTCAAGTTCTTACACCATTGAAACTTCTAGAACTTTCAAATCCCAATCAACCACTGCTTAAAAAATTGTTATTAGAAGCACCAGGAACATATTATCATAGTGTTCTGGTAGGAAACTTAAGTGAAGCGGCAGCAGAGGCAATTGGTGCAAATCCACTTATAACGAGAGTAGGAGCTTATTATCATGATATTGGAAAATTGAAGAGGCCTTTTTTCTTTAAGGAAAATCAACTTGGTTTTGACAATCCCCATGACAAAATAAATCCATCACTAAGCACACTTATAATAACTAACCATGTAAAAGATGGACTAGCAATGGCAGAAGAACACAATTTACCAAAGCAAATAAAAGATATTATAGTAGAGCATCATGGAGATACTTTTGTAGCATTCTTTTATTATAAGGCTTTAAAAGGTGAAAACGGTGATAATGTAAAAATAGAAGATTTTAGATATAAGGGTCCGAAACCTCAGACTAAAGAAGCGGCAATTATCATGCTAGCTGATTCATCAGAAGCAGCTGTTAGATCTATCAAAGAGCCAAACAAAGGTAAAATTGAAGAAATGGTTCGAAGTGTAATTAAAACTAAGTTAGAAGATGGACAATTAGAAGAATGTGATTTGACTTTAAAAGATTTAAATACTATAGCTAATATATTCTGTACAGTTCTTCTAGGGATATTCCATGATAGAATTGAATATCCAAAACTTGATTTAAAAGAAGTGAAAGAGGAGATATAA